A genomic segment from Nicotiana sylvestris chromosome 1, ASM39365v2, whole genome shotgun sequence encodes:
- the LOC104220883 gene encoding polygalacturonase inhibitor 1 produces the protein MSKSITSVFFFFFLFLCLSSVQSLPPSSDIIALQAFKAAIKPSSIPSYSCLGSWNFTSDPCSVPRVTHFTCGLSCSSGNRVTELTLDPAGYSGTLTPLISKLTQLVTLDLQNNNFYGPIPASLSSLPNLKNLVLRLNSFSGSVPPSLTSLKSLLSLDLSHNSISGLPNSMNQLTSLRRMDLSYNKLTGSLPKLPPNLIELAAKANSLSGSLLKLSFDGLNQLEVVELSENSLSGTIEAWFFQLPSLQQVDMANNGFTRVEISRTGNFNSDLIAVDLSFNKIEGYLPVNFAVFPRLSSLSLSYNRFRGPIPWQYSKKVTLKRLYLDGNFLNGSPPAGFFGRQTGVTGSLGDNCLQKCPTSSQLCLKSQKPTSICQQAYGGKPKS, from the coding sequence ATGTCAAAATCAATAAcctctgttttcttcttcttctttctctttctttgctTAAGTTCAGTTCAATCTCTGCCTCCATCTTCAGACATCATCGCTCTTCAAGCTTTTAAAGCCGCCATTAAACCTTCTAGTATTCCTTCATATTCTTGTTTAGGTTCTTGGAATTTCACTTCTGACCCTTGCTCTGTTCCTCGTGTGACTCATTTCACTTGCGGACTTTCTTGTAGTTCTGGTAATAGAGTTACTGAACTCACCCTTGACCCAGCTGGTTACTCAGGTACTCTTACTCCATTAATTTCTAAACTCACTCAACTCGTCACTCTTGATCTTCAAAATAACAACTTCTATGGCCCAATTCCTGCTTCTCTCTCGTCTCTTCCGAATCTCAAAAACCTCGTTTTGAGACTTAACTCATTTTCTGGATCAGTCCCCCCATCGCTCACTTCTCTTAAATCTCTACTTTCTCTTGATCTTTCTCATAACTCGATTTCTGGGTTACCAAATTCGATGAACCAACTCACTAGCTTGAGAAGAATGGATCTTAGTTATAATAAGCTTACTGGGTCACTCCCAAAATTACCACCGAATCTTATAGAACTTGCAGCTAAGGCTAATTCTTTATCTGGGTCTCTTTTGAAATTGTCTTTTGATGGGTTAAATCAGCTGGAAGTAGTTGAGCTCAGTGAAAATTCGTTATCTGGTACCATTGAAGCTTGGTTTTTTCAATTACCTTCACTGCAACAAGTCGACATGGCGAATAACGGCTTTACACGTGTCGAGATCTCAAGGACTGGAAATTTCAACAGCGACCTCATCGCCGTCGACTTGAGTTTCAACAAAATCGAAGGCTATTTGCCCGTAAATTTCGCGGTTTTTCCTCGGTTGTCTTCACTTTCCCTGAGTTATAACAGGTTTCGTGGACCAATCCCGTGGCAGTACAGTAAAAAGGTGACATTGAAAAGGTTGTATTTGGACGGTAATTTCTTGAATGGGTCGCCGCCGGCAGGATTTTTTGGCCGGCAAACGGGAGTCACCGGCAGTTTAGGGGACaattgtttacaaaaatgtccGACTTCTTCGCAACTTTGCTTGAAATCACAGAAACCTACGTCAATTTGCCAACAAGCTTACGGTGGGAAACCAAAGTCTTAG
- the LOC104220884 gene encoding stress enhanced protein 1, chloroplastic produces the protein MAVVQISSSLCTSIRDVVMSNPVSVPSVRGSTRTQFGTVFATGSPLLIRNSFYRVKAVPSRATSVSIRCGQSTKEESNLDVWLGRSAMVGFAVAISVEIATGKGLLENFGVTGPLPTVALAVTALVGILTAVFIFQSASKN, from the exons ATGGCTGTCGTTCAAATTTCCAGCTCTCTCTGCACTTCCATTCGCG ATGTTGTTATGTCAAACCCAGTAAGTGTTCCTTCTGTTAGGGGCTCAACTCGTACACAATTTGGGACTGTTTTTGCAACTGGTTCTCCCCTCT TGATTAGGAATAGTTTCTACCGAGTAAAGGCTGTTCCAAGTAGGGCGACATCAGTTTCCATACGATGCGGGCAGAGTACCAAGGAAGAAAGTAATTTAGACGTATGGCTTGGTCGATCCGCCATGGTTGGCTTTGCTGTTGCTATTAGTGTGGAAATAGCCACAGGCAAAGGACTTCTAGAG AATTTTGGGGTTACAGGGCCCTTGCCTACAGTTGCATTGGCCGTCACTGCATTGGTGGGCATTCTGACCGCCGTCTTCATCTTCCAGTCTGCTTCAAAGAACTAG